From the Diceros bicornis minor isolate mBicDic1 chromosome 19, mDicBic1.mat.cur, whole genome shotgun sequence genome, one window contains:
- the ACTL10 gene encoding actin-like protein 10 — MVTTKAGGGTEPPGAEPVAAGRGGARTVASVSRSRGVRRPPSLGRVAVVVDQGSGFTKAGFAGEDQPRLVLKSSSLVPSWDRPVLPGALGCELAGGVARAHPIKHGVVVDWEALEGLWERLLLGGLRVCPEQWPVLVSDSPSAPPAGRERVAELLFEALAVPACHLASTALLALSSTGAFSGLSVEAGAGVCHATPIYAGHSWHEATFRLDVAGSTLSRYLRDLLVAACPELRLQALPRKAVTQLKKRCCYVSLDFEGDLHNPARHHPASFCLGNGGSVCLSSERFRCPEPIFQPSLLGQAEPGLPTMAFRALQRVPATLRTRLANTVVLAGGSTLFPGFPERLEMELQAQCRRHGSGAMQPRLVAKPGRGTAVWTGGSMVASLRSFQCRWMTRAMYQECGSRLVHEVFN; from the exons ATGGTTACAACCAAG GCCGGGGGCGGGACCGAGCCCCCGGGCGCGGAGCCTGTGGccgcggggcggggcggagccCGGACCGTGGCGTCGGTGTCGAGGAGCCGCGGGGTCCGCCGGCCGCCCTCGCTGGGCCGCGTCGCGGTGGTGGTGGACCAGGGCTCCGGCTTCACCAAGGCGGGCTTCGCGGGCGAGGACCAGCCGCGCCTGGTGCTGAAGAGCTCCAGCCTGGTGCCCAGCTGGGACCGGCCCGTGCTGCCTGGGGCGCTGGGCTGCGAGCTGGCGGGCGGCGTGGCGCGGGCGCACCCCATCAAGCACGGCGTGGTGGTGGACTGGGAGGCGCTGGAGGGCCTGTGGGAGCGCCTGCTGCTGGGCGGCCTGCGGGTGTGCCCAGAGCAGTGGCCCGTGCTGGTGAGCGACTCGCCCTCCGCGCCGCCCGCGGGCCGCGAGCGCGTGGCCGAGCTGCTGTTCGAGGCCCTGGCAGTGCCCGCGTGCCACTTGGCCAGCACCGCGTTGTTGGCGCTCTCCTCCACCGGCGCGTTCAGCGGGCTGTCCGTGGAGGCAGGCGCGGGCGTGTGCCACGCCACGCCCATCTATGCCGGCCACTCGTGGCACGAGGCCACCTTCCGGCTGGACGTAGCAGGCAGCACCCTGTCGCGCTACCTGCGGGACCTGCTGGTGGCTGCGTGCCCCGAGCTACGGCTGCAGGCCCTGCCACGCAAGGCCGTCACCCAGCTCAAGAAGCGCTGCTGCTATGTATCGCTGGACTTCGAGGGTGACCTCCACAACCCTGCCCGCCACCATCCAGCCAGTTTCTGCTTGGGCAATGGGGGCTCCGTCTGCCTCAGCAGTGAGCGCTTCCGCTGCCCGGAACCTATCTTCCAGCCCAGTCTGCTAGGCCAAGCTGAGCCAGGACTGCCCACAATGGCCTTTCGAGCACTGCAGAGGGTGCCGGCAACCCTGCGGACACGGCTGGCTAACACTGTGGTGCTGGCCGGTGGCTCCACACTTTTCCCAGGCTTTCCTGAGCGCCTGGAGATGGAGCTGCAGGCCCAGTGCCGGCGGCATGGCTCTGGGGCAATGCAGCCACGCCTGGTGGCCAAGCCTGGGCGTGGCACAGCGGTGTGGACAGGCGGCTCTATGGTGGCCTCGCTGCGCTCCTTCCAATGCCGCTGGATGACCCGAGCCATGTACCAGGAGTGTGGCTCCAGGCTGGTGCACGAAGTGTTCAACTGA
- the C19H20orf144 gene encoding uncharacterized protein C20orf144 homolog, translating to MGNNSSHKRTKVPKQARKEKPPDVDTARRKQLFFSHLKRKKPSAKIVLLFPLDKEQQLAEVAAGPSAQPGKPGEAAAGVPVGSRAAAPMLRGAGDGAEGREGARAREMKKTLVLLLLLLDARPQQEGRRAAGGPGGGGGAGGGAKAAPGLHARLPTQSRAQREADAARQRPSERRGCPCPRP from the exons ATGGGAAACAATAGTTCTCACAAGAGGACCAAAGTTCCCAAGCAGGCCCGCAAGGAGAAGCCACCTGACGTGGACACAGCCCGGCGGAAACAGCTGTTCTTCAGCCACCTCAAGCGGAAGAAGCCGAGC GCCAAGATCGTGCTGCTTTTCCCCCTGGACAAGGAACAGCAGCTGGCCGAGGTGGCGGCGGGCCCCAGCGCGCAGCCCGGAAAGCCGGGCGAGGCCGCGGCGGGCGTCCCGGTGGGTTCCCGGGCCGCGGCGCCCATGCTGCGAGGAGCGGGTGACGGCGCCGAGGGGCGCgagggcgcgcgcgcgcgcgagATGAAGAAGAccctggtgctgctgctgctgctgctggacgCGCGGCCGCAGCAGGAGGGGCGGCGCGCAGCGGGCGggcccgggggcgggggcggcgcgggGGGCGGGGCCAAGGCCGCGCCCGGGCTCCACGCGCGCCTGCCGACCCAGAGCAGGGCGCAGCGGGAGGCCGACGCCGCCCGCCAGCGGCCGAGCGAGCGGCGCGGCTGCCCTTGCCCGCGGCCCTGA